In Azospirillaceae bacterium, a genomic segment contains:
- a CDS encoding DUF1489 domain-containing protein, whose amino-acid sequence MPLHMLRLAVGATDLADMRDWRSRNQIDWNGHRVVPTYTRRMPTRTAELLDGGSLYWVVKGILCCRARFVGFDLLRSPEGDEVCRMLLDTELVETVPQPKRPFQGWRYLKPEDAPVDLDQAAAGNGDLPPHILAELRQLGLA is encoded by the coding sequence ATGCCCCTGCACATGCTGCGCCTCGCCGTGGGCGCCACCGACCTTGCCGACATGCGCGATTGGCGCAGCCGTAACCAGATCGACTGGAACGGCCATCGTGTGGTCCCGACATATACCCGCCGCATGCCCACCCGCACGGCCGAGCTGCTGGACGGCGGCTCCCTCTATTGGGTGGTGAAGGGCATCCTCTGCTGCCGCGCCCGCTTCGTCGGTTTCGACCTGCTGCGTTCGCCCGAGGGGGATGAGGTCTGCCGCATGCTGCTGGATACGGAGCTGGTGGAGACCGTGCCCCAGCCCAAACGCCCCTTCCAGGGCTGGCGCTACCTGAAGCCGGAGGACGCGCCTGTCGATCTGGACCAGGCGGCGGCGGGAAATGGTGACCTTCCGCCCCATATCCTGGCCGAATTGCGCCAATTGGGCCTGGCCTGA
- a CDS encoding acyl carrier protein: MSRSIEGVSNWMHLFRWIVKLIRDDYGVDEKILTRTAVLESDCGLSIEQVEEVLDVVADSFSIRFPAGTLDEVLKLEELCLLAAWLKGMFKRPDFISDGFEAKCRSMNATATA, encoded by the coding sequence GTGAGCCGATCGATCGAGGGCGTCAGTAATTGGATGCACCTGTTCCGTTGGATCGTGAAGCTGATCCGGGACGATTACGGCGTCGATGAAAAGATCCTGACCCGCACCGCCGTGCTGGAGTCCGACTGCGGTCTCAGCATCGAGCAGGTGGAAGAGGTGCTGGACGTCGTCGCCGACAGCTTCAGCATCCGTTTTCCGGCCGGCACGTTGGATGAGGTCCTGAAGCTTGAAGAGTTGTGCCTGCTGGCCGCCTGGCTGAAGGGCATGTTCAAGCGGCCGGACTTCATCTCCGATGGGTTCGAGGCCAAGTGCCGTTCCATGAACGCCACCGCCACCGCCTGA
- a CDS encoding ion channel: MPKAPPRRRKRRHLVVSVGLTVALLALIALTVQGTETGLTLVLLGAVSVLVGTCHLLFPGSRFFTIGLANFVSVYAIIFQFFVEAHFSGLSHGMLALGFVLPLATFLGGVVMRRAGIRAMVLGDVPRRSDARRVGRALAWGVPFLVVGAATFLLTPTTPLPVVREAFLAAMGFIALIVLLVSYDMVVMLLETGLLFEEFFEQIAALVEPAFAFFTFYSLLVIIFAALYTVVDRYSPVSQFIIAGTPQKISLAESLYFSVVTLSTVGYGDIVPVGALVRVVVAAEVIVGMLLLLFGFNAIFSYSSTRKAPGRRTADN, encoded by the coding sequence ATGCCCAAGGCCCCGCCGCGTCGGCGCAAGCGCCGCCACCTTGTCGTTTCCGTCGGCCTCACCGTCGCGCTGCTGGCGCTGATCGCCCTGACCGTCCAGGGGACGGAGACGGGGCTGACCCTGGTGCTGCTGGGGGCGGTGTCGGTGCTGGTGGGCACCTGCCATCTGCTGTTCCCCGGCAGCCGTTTCTTCACCATCGGTCTCGCCAATTTCGTCAGCGTCTACGCCATCATCTTCCAGTTTTTTGTCGAGGCGCACTTTTCCGGGCTGTCGCACGGCATGCTGGCGCTGGGCTTCGTCCTGCCGCTGGCGACCTTCCTGGGTGGTGTGGTGATGCGCCGGGCCGGCATCCGCGCCATGGTGCTGGGGGATGTTCCGCGCCGCAGCGACGCGCGCCGCGTCGGCCGGGCCCTGGCCTGGGGCGTGCCTTTCCTGGTGGTGGGGGCGGCGACCTTCCTGCTGACGCCCACCACCCCCTTGCCGGTGGTGCGCGAGGCCTTCCTGGCGGCCATGGGTTTCATCGCCCTCATCGTGCTGCTGGTCAGCTACGACATGGTGGTGATGCTGCTGGAGACCGGCCTGCTGTTCGAGGAGTTCTTTGAGCAGATCGCCGCCCTGGTGGAGCCGGCCTTCGCCTTCTTCACCTTCTATTCCCTGCTGGTGATCATCTTCGCCGCCCTCTACACGGTGGTGGACCGCTACTCCCCCGTCAGCCAGTTCATCATCGCCGGCACGCCGCAGAAGATCAGCCTGGCGGAAAGCCTCTATTTCTCTGTCGTCACGCTGTCCACCGTGGGGTACGGCGACATCGTGCCGGTGGGCGCCCTGGTCCGTGTGGTCGTGGCGGCGGAGGTGATCGTGGGCATGCTGCTGCTGCTGTTCGGCTTCAACGCCATCTTCAGTTATTCCAGCACGCGCAAAGCCCCCGGTCGCCGGACCGCGGATAACTGA
- a CDS encoding 2-hydroxychromene-2-carboxylate isomerase, protein MPADAVPLDFYFDFASPYGYFAAMRIDELAARHGRAVAWHPILLGAVFKMTGVTATVQRPLQGDYLRHDVVRSARYYGLPLTWPAAMPISAVTPSRAFYWALTQDAALGHRLAVALYQAHWRDGRDISQIDVVIAVAAGLGIDGATLTAGMQDQAVKDRLRAETDAAITRGVFGSPFIFVDGEGFWGADRLVQVEDWLARGGW, encoded by the coding sequence ATGCCGGCCGATGCGGTGCCCTTGGATTTCTATTTCGATTTCGCCTCGCCCTACGGCTATTTCGCCGCCATGCGCATCGACGAGTTGGCGGCCCGCCATGGCCGCGCCGTCGCCTGGCATCCCATCCTGCTGGGGGCGGTGTTCAAGATGACGGGCGTCACCGCCACGGTGCAGCGTCCCTTGCAGGGCGATTACCTGCGCCACGACGTGGTGCGGTCCGCCCGTTATTACGGCCTGCCGCTGACCTGGCCCGCCGCCATGCCCATCAGCGCCGTCACGCCCTCGCGCGCCTTTTATTGGGCGTTGACCCAGGACGCGGCCTTGGGGCATCGCCTGGCGGTGGCGCTCTACCAGGCGCACTGGCGCGACGGGCGGGACATTTCCCAGATCGACGTGGTGATCGCTGTCGCCGCCGGTCTCGGCATCGATGGGGCGACACTGACCGCCGGCATGCAGGACCAGGCGGTGAAGGACAGGCTGCGGGCTGAGACGGACGCGGCCATCACCCGGGGCGTCTTCGGCTCCCCCTTCATCTTCGTGGATGGGGAGGGGTTCTGGGGGGCGGACCGGCTGGTCCAGGTGGAGGATTGGCTGGCCCGGGGGGGCTGGTGA
- a CDS encoding acetyl-CoA C-acyltransferase yields the protein MSSDPIVIVSAARTAMGGMMGDLSGLPAAQLGAAAVKGAVERSGLGADAIDEVVMGCVLQAGQGQAPGRQAALGAGLPQSVPCSTINKMCGSGMKATMLGHDLLLAGSADVVLAGGMESMSNAPYLLDRARGGYRYGHATIYDHMALDGLEDAYDRGRAMGTFAEDTAAHYQFTREMQDAYAIESLRRAKAAVENGWFDGETVGVTVKGKGGDVVITRDEQPLKGKPEKIPTLKTPFRKDGTVTAASSASISDGAAALVLTRASVAEKRGLTPLARIVGHASHARAPNWFTTAPIGAIQALFARTGWQARDVDLFEINEAFAVVPMAAMREFDIPHDKVNVHGGACALGHPIGASGARILVTLLAALKRYDRTRGVASLCIGGGEATAMAVELLN from the coding sequence ATGTCGAGTGATCCGATTGTCATCGTCAGCGCCGCCCGCACCGCCATGGGCGGCATGATGGGCGACTTGTCCGGCCTGCCGGCGGCCCAGTTGGGGGCGGCGGCGGTGAAGGGCGCCGTCGAGCGGTCCGGCCTGGGCGCCGACGCCATTGATGAGGTGGTGATGGGCTGCGTGTTGCAGGCGGGGCAGGGCCAGGCGCCTGGCCGCCAGGCGGCGCTGGGTGCCGGCCTGCCGCAGTCGGTGCCGTGCAGCACCATCAACAAGATGTGCGGCAGCGGCATGAAGGCCACCATGCTGGGCCATGATTTGCTGTTGGCCGGCAGTGCCGACGTTGTGCTGGCCGGCGGCATGGAAAGCATGTCCAACGCCCCCTACCTGCTGGACCGGGCGCGCGGCGGCTACCGTTACGGCCACGCCACCATCTACGACCACATGGCGCTGGACGGGTTGGAGGACGCCTACGACCGGGGCCGCGCCATGGGCACCTTCGCCGAGGACACGGCCGCCCATTACCAGTTCACCCGCGAGATGCAGGACGCCTACGCCATCGAAAGCCTGCGCCGGGCCAAGGCGGCGGTGGAGAACGGCTGGTTCGATGGTGAGACGGTGGGCGTGACGGTGAAGGGCAAGGGCGGCGATGTCGTCATCACCCGGGACGAACAGCCGCTGAAGGGCAAGCCGGAGAAGATCCCCACGCTCAAGACCCCCTTCCGTAAGGACGGCACGGTGACGGCGGCCAGCAGCGCCAGCATCAGCGATGGTGCCGCCGCCCTGGTGCTGACCCGCGCCAGCGTGGCGGAAAAGCGCGGGCTGACGCCCCTGGCCCGTATCGTCGGCCACGCCAGCCATGCCCGTGCCCCCAACTGGTTCACCACCGCCCCCATCGGCGCCATCCAGGCGCTGTTCGCCAGGACCGGCTGGCAGGCGCGCGATGTTGATTTGTTCGAGATCAACGAGGCCTTCGCCGTGGTGCCCATGGCGGCGATGCGGGAGTTCGACATTCCGCACGACAAGGTGAACGTCCATGGCGGCGCCTGTGCCCTGGGCCACCCCATCGGCGCGTCCGGTGCCCGCATCCTGGTGACCCTGCTGGCCGCCCTGAAGCGCTATGACCGGACGCGCGGTGTCGCGAGCCTGTGCATCGGTGGGGGCGAGGCCACGGCCATGGCGGTGGAACTGCTCAATTAA
- a CDS encoding TetR/AcrR family transcriptional regulator — translation MSTPSLSKGDRTRATILDEALSLMSTDGLSGLTIGLLAERTGLSKSGLFAHFGSKEQLQVAVLVQAQACFTDNVIRPVLDLPRGLPRLEAFAEGWWAWNRSPPFPGGCPIQAASLELDDRPGPLRDEIADAQRRLRTFIRQAASLAVEAGHFRADLDLDLFAFHMVGIAFAQTMTCRLLGEPEGLDFVRRAWRDLVAAATRPNKTHGSD, via the coding sequence ATGAGCACGCCGTCCCTCAGCAAGGGTGACCGCACCCGAGCCACCATCTTGGATGAGGCCTTGAGCCTCATGAGCACGGATGGCTTGTCCGGCCTGACCATCGGCCTGCTGGCGGAACGCACCGGCCTGTCGAAAAGCGGCCTGTTCGCCCATTTCGGGTCCAAGGAACAGTTGCAGGTGGCGGTGCTGGTCCAGGCCCAGGCCTGTTTCACCGATAACGTCATCCGGCCGGTGCTGGATCTGCCGCGTGGCCTGCCCCGGCTGGAGGCCTTCGCCGAGGGCTGGTGGGCGTGGAACCGGTCGCCGCCGTTTCCCGGCGGCTGCCCCATCCAGGCGGCCAGCCTGGAATTGGACGACCGCCCGGGCCCCTTGCGCGATGAGATCGCCGATGCCCAGCGCCGCCTGCGGACCTTCATCCGTCAGGCGGCCAGTCTGGCGGTGGAAGCCGGGCATTTCCGGGCCGACCTGGATTTGGACCTTTTCGCTTTCCACATGGTGGGCATCGCCTTCGCCCAGACCATGACCTGTCGCCTGTTGGGCGAGCCCGAAGGCCTGGATTTCGTCCGCCGCGCCTGGCGCGACCTGGTGGCGGCGGCCACGCGACCGAACAAAACACACGGGAGTGACTAA
- a CDS encoding NADP-dependent malic enzyme has product MSDEFREAALDYHRLPTPGKIAVQATKPLATQRDLALAYSPGVAFACEAIVADPAEASQMTSRGNLVAVITNGTAVLGLGDIGPLAAKPVMEGKGVLFKKFAGIDVFDIEIDEKDPDKLVDIIAALEPTFGGINLEDIKAPECFEVESKLRQRMKIPVFHDDQHGTAIIVAAAITNALKLRNRKIDEVKLVASGAGAAALACLDLLVDMGMPVDNIWVSDIKGVVYDGRTELMDPRKARYAKKTNARTLDDIIEGADIFLGLSAPRVLTKPMVSKMAGQPVILALANPTPEIMPEEAREAQPDAIIATGRSDYPNQVNNVLCFPFIFRGALDVGATQINEAMKIAAVKAIANLAMAEQHDVVAAAYGDQSTGFGADNIIPKPFDPRLILEIAPAVAKAAMDSGVATRPITDFDAYRERLSQFVFRSGLLMKPVFSRAKQAPKRLVYAEGEEERVLRAVQFVVDDGLAKPILIGRREVVARRIEKLGLRIALDRDVELVDPQNDPRYADYWQSYHSLMERRGVSPDRARQVVRANTTVIGSMLVRKGDADAMIAGTVGLYDWHLEHVLDVIGLKPGTTIPAALSVLILPKGTFFLADAYVNAEPTADQIAAMTALAAEEVRRFGVVPKVALLSHSNFGSHADASALKMREALAKIEQACPTLEVEGEMHADSAISADIRDRVFPNSRLKGTANLLIMPSRDAANIAFNLLKTLGEGQPVGPVLLGAAQPVHILTPSVTVRGIVNMSALAVVDAQMYEAGEGA; this is encoded by the coding sequence ATGTCTGACGAGTTTCGCGAAGCCGCCCTTGATTACCACCGGCTGCCGACGCCCGGTAAGATCGCCGTCCAGGCGACCAAGCCGCTGGCGACGCAGCGCGACCTGGCGCTGGCCTATTCGCCGGGCGTGGCCTTCGCCTGTGAGGCCATCGTCGCCGACCCGGCCGAAGCCAGCCAGATGACCTCGCGCGGCAATCTGGTGGCCGTCATCACCAACGGCACGGCCGTGCTGGGCCTGGGCGACATCGGCCCGCTGGCCGCCAAGCCGGTGATGGAAGGCAAGGGCGTCCTGTTCAAGAAGTTCGCCGGCATCGACGTCTTCGATATCGAGATCGACGAGAAGGATCCCGATAAGCTGGTCGACATCATCGCGGCGCTGGAACCCACCTTCGGCGGCATCAACCTTGAGGACATCAAGGCGCCGGAATGCTTCGAGGTGGAAAGCAAGCTGCGTCAGCGCATGAAGATCCCGGTCTTCCATGACGACCAGCACGGCACCGCCATCATCGTCGCCGCCGCCATCACCAACGCCCTGAAGCTGCGCAACCGCAAGATCGACGAGGTCAAGCTGGTGGCCAGCGGCGCCGGCGCCGCCGCCCTGGCCTGCCTGGACCTGCTGGTCGACATGGGCATGCCGGTGGACAACATCTGGGTCAGCGACATCAAGGGCGTGGTCTATGACGGCCGCACCGAACTGATGGACCCGCGCAAGGCGCGCTACGCCAAGAAGACCAACGCCCGTACCCTGGACGACATCATCGAGGGCGCGGACATTTTCCTGGGGCTATCGGCGCCGCGCGTCCTGACCAAGCCCATGGTGTCCAAGATGGCGGGCCAGCCCGTCATCCTGGCGCTGGCCAACCCGACGCCGGAGATCATGCCGGAAGAGGCGCGCGAGGCGCAGCCCGACGCCATCATCGCCACCGGCCGGTCCGACTACCCCAACCAGGTCAACAACGTCCTCTGCTTCCCCTTCATCTTCCGGGGTGCGCTTGACGTGGGTGCCACCCAGATCAATGAGGCGATGAAGATCGCCGCGGTGAAGGCCATCGCCAACCTGGCCATGGCGGAACAGCATGACGTGGTGGCCGCCGCCTACGGCGACCAATCGACCGGTTTCGGCGCCGACAACATCATCCCCAAGCCTTTCGACCCGCGCCTGATCCTGGAGATCGCGCCGGCGGTGGCCAAGGCCGCCATGGACAGCGGCGTGGCGACGCGGCCCATCACCGATTTCGACGCCTATCGTGAGCGGTTGTCGCAGTTCGTCTTCCGTTCCGGCCTGCTGATGAAGCCGGTGTTCTCCCGCGCCAAGCAGGCGCCCAAGCGCCTGGTCTACGCCGAGGGCGAGGAGGAGCGGGTGCTGCGCGCCGTGCAGTTCGTGGTGGACGACGGCCTGGCCAAGCCCATCCTGATCGGCCGCCGCGAGGTGGTGGCCCGCCGCATCGAGAAGCTGGGCCTGCGCATCGCGCTGGACCGCGACGTGGAACTGGTCGATCCGCAGAACGACCCCCGCTATGCCGATTATTGGCAGAGCTATCACAGCCTGATGGAGCGTCGCGGCGTCAGCCCCGACCGCGCCCGGCAGGTCGTGCGCGCCAACACCACCGTCATCGGCTCGATGCTGGTGCGCAAGGGTGACGCCGACGCCATGATCGCCGGCACCGTCGGTCTTTATGACTGGCATCTGGAACACGTGCTGGACGTCATCGGCCTGAAGCCGGGCACCACCATCCCGGCCGCCCTGTCGGTGCTGATCCTGCCCAAGGGCACCTTCTTCCTGGCCGACGCCTATGTGAACGCCGAGCCGACGGCCGACCAGATCGCCGCCATGACGGCGCTGGCGGCGGAAGAGGTGCGGCGCTTCGGCGTGGTGCCCAAGGTGGCGCTGCTGTCGCATTCCAACTTCGGTAGCCATGCCGACGCCTCCGCCCTGAAGATGCGCGAGGCGCTGGCCAAGATCGAGCAGGCCTGCCCGACGCTGGAGGTCGAGGGTGAGATGCACGCTGACAGCGCCATCTCCGCCGACATCCGCGACCGGGTCTTCCCCAACAGCCGCCTGAAGGGCACGGCCAACCTGCTGATCATGCCCAGCCGCGACGCCGCCAACATCGCCTTCAACCTGCTGAAGACCCTGGGCGAGGGCCAGCCGGTGGGGCCGGTGCTGCTGGGTGCCGCCCAGCCGGTGCACATCCTCACCCCGTCCGTCACCGTGCGCGGTATCGTCAACATGTCGGCCCTGGCCGTGGTGGACGCCCAGATGTACGAGGCGGGCGAGGGGGCTTAA
- the lipB gene encoding lipoyl(octanoyl) transferase LipB, giving the protein MSLPQPAAAAIPGPEWKISDQPAPYPEAVAAMEERVAAIRAGTAPELVWLLEHPPLYTAGTSARQEDLLDHGRFPVFQTGRGGQFTYHGPGQRVAYVMLDLMKRGPDLHAYVTNLEEWIIRTLALFNIKGERRCGRVGIWVDKQPYGGLPGQEDKIGAIGVRVRRGVTYHGISLNVDPNLSHFGGIVPCGITQYGVTSMHALGHLASLHEVDAAMRDAWDGVFETAGGVTVGTCAG; this is encoded by the coding sequence ATGTCCCTGCCCCAACCCGCCGCCGCCGCGATCCCCGGCCCCGAATGGAAGATCAGCGACCAGCCGGCACCCTATCCCGAGGCCGTGGCCGCGATGGAGGAACGGGTGGCCGCCATCCGCGCCGGTACCGCGCCGGAGCTGGTATGGCTGCTGGAACACCCGCCGCTCTACACCGCCGGCACCAGCGCCAGGCAAGAGGATCTGCTGGACCATGGCCGATTCCCAGTGTTCCAGACCGGGCGCGGCGGGCAGTTCACCTATCATGGCCCCGGCCAGCGCGTGGCCTATGTCATGCTGGACCTGATGAAGCGCGGGCCCGACCTGCACGCCTATGTCACCAACCTGGAAGAATGGATCATCCGCACCCTGGCCCTGTTCAACATCAAGGGTGAACGGCGGTGCGGCCGGGTGGGCATCTGGGTGGACAAGCAGCCCTACGGCGGGCTACCCGGCCAGGAGGACAAGATCGGCGCCATCGGCGTGCGGGTGCGGCGCGGCGTCACCTATCACGGCATCTCATTGAACGTGGACCCGAACCTCAGCCATTTCGGCGGCATCGTGCCCTGCGGCATCACCCAATATGGCGTCACCTCCATGCACGCGCTGGGGCATCTGGCCAGCCTGCATGAGGTGGACGCGGCGATGCGTGACGCCTGGGACGGCGTGTTCGAGACCGCCGGCGGCGTCACGGTGGGGACCTGCGCCGGCTAG
- the mscL gene encoding large conductance mechanosensitive channel protein MscL: MWEEFKSFISRGNVIDLAVGIIVGAAFTGIVNSLVNDLIMPPIGYLLGGIDFSSYFVALNGEHYPSLKAAQDASIATINYGVFINVVIRFFIVALAVFLLVKQVNRFRTKAVSAPPRQEVLLEEIRDLLKARN, encoded by the coding sequence ATGTGGGAAGAGTTCAAGTCGTTCATCAGCCGGGGCAACGTCATCGACCTGGCGGTTGGTATCATCGTCGGCGCCGCCTTCACCGGTATCGTCAATTCGCTGGTCAATGACCTGATCATGCCCCCCATCGGCTACCTCCTGGGCGGCATCGACTTCTCCAGCTACTTCGTGGCGTTGAACGGCGAGCATTACCCCAGCCTGAAGGCGGCCCAGGACGCGAGCATCGCCACCATCAACTACGGCGTCTTCATCAACGTCGTGATCCGCTTCTTCATCGTGGCGCTTGCCGTGTTCCTGCTGGTGAAGCAGGTGAACCGCTTCCGTACCAAGGCGGTGTCGGCCCCGCCCCGGCAGGAAGTGCTGCTGGAGGAAATCCGCGACCTGCTGAAGGCCAGGAACTGA
- a CDS encoding protein-glutamate O-methyltransferase, with protein MKVEDFDMFCTMLKQRSGLVLTKDKAYLLESRLMPVARKWNLKTLDELATTVRARKDETLLRDITEAMTTNESSFFRDQKPFDQFKQVVLPALLESRATKKSIRVWSAACSSGQEAYSLSMMLAEDSVRLAGWRIEIVGTDLSSEMVEKSRAGIYTQFEVQRGLPITHLVKYFKQMGDKWQLSPQVRQMANFREYNLLTDLSPLGQFDVVFCRNVLIYFDQPTKTKVLEAIAKQMPPDGVLYLGGAETVLGITDKFKPMDGQRGLYVLA; from the coding sequence ATGAAGGTCGAAGACTTCGACATGTTCTGCACGATGCTGAAGCAGCGTTCGGGCTTGGTCCTGACCAAGGACAAGGCCTACCTGCTTGAATCGCGTCTCATGCCCGTGGCCCGTAAATGGAACCTGAAGACGCTGGATGAACTGGCGACGACGGTCCGGGCCCGCAAGGATGAAACCTTGCTGAGGGATATCACGGAAGCGATGACGACGAATGAGTCGTCCTTCTTCCGCGACCAGAAGCCGTTCGACCAGTTCAAGCAGGTGGTCCTGCCGGCATTGCTGGAAAGCCGCGCCACCAAAAAGTCGATCCGCGTCTGGTCCGCCGCCTGCTCCAGCGGGCAGGAGGCCTACTCCCTGTCCATGATGCTGGCGGAAGATTCGGTGCGTCTGGCCGGCTGGCGGATCGAGATCGTGGGTACCGACCTGTCGTCGGAAATGGTGGAGAAGTCGCGCGCCGGCATCTACACCCAGTTCGAGGTGCAGCGTGGCCTGCCCATCACCCATCTGGTGAAATATTTCAAGCAGATGGGTGACAAGTGGCAGCTGTCGCCGCAGGTGCGGCAGATGGCTAACTTCCGCGAATACAACCTGCTGACCGACCTGTCGCCGCTGGGCCAGTTCGACGTGGTGTTCTGCCGCAACGTGCTGATCTATTTCGACCAGCCCACCAAGACCAAGGTGCTGGAAGCCATCGCCAAGCAGATGCCGCCCGATGGCGTGCTGTACCTGGGCGGTGCCGAAACGGTCCTGGGCATCACCGATAAGTTCAAGCCGATGGACGGCCAGCGCGGCCTGTACGTCCTGGCCTGA
- a CDS encoding chemotaxis response regulator protein-glutamate methylesterase: protein MNDIPGRPQAASPAATTTEPYRVMVVDDSAVIRGLLTRTLEGDNDIRVVSSVANGQMAINTLARQTLDVIVLDIEMPVMDGLTALPQLIATDPSVKIIMASTLTAKNADISLRALRAGASDYVTKPSSTRELTGAESFKEELVAKVRALAEAARRADPRKGAPAARPLPPRPIVAPSPVAPGAAPATGTAAPTPLRSRLLDPGPVTLRPAPDIRPDIIAIGSSTGGPQALFEVLSHFRGGLHQPIVITQHMPATFTTILAEHITRQCGIECAEAKDGEPIVGGRAYVAPGDNHFLLVSRNGVTTAQLTKDPPENFCRPAVDPMLRSIVKIYGRKVLAVILTGMGHDGRGGCDHVVQAGGMVVGQDEASSVVWGMPGAVATAGLCSSILPLKDIGPFIRKIALRTAA from the coding sequence ATGAATGACATCCCCGGACGACCTCAGGCTGCGTCCCCGGCGGCCACCACGACCGAACCCTACCGGGTCATGGTCGTGGACGATTCAGCGGTCATCCGCGGTCTTCTGACCCGGACGCTGGAGGGGGACAACGACATCCGTGTCGTGTCGTCCGTGGCCAACGGCCAGATGGCCATCAACACCCTGGCGCGTCAGACCCTGGACGTCATCGTCCTGGATATCGAGATGCCGGTGATGGATGGCCTGACCGCCCTGCCGCAACTGATCGCCACCGATCCCAGCGTCAAGATCATCATGGCCTCGACGCTGACCGCCAAGAACGCCGACATCTCCCTGCGCGCGCTGCGCGCCGGCGCGTCCGACTATGTGACCAAGCCGTCCTCCACCCGTGAACTGACGGGCGCCGAGAGCTTCAAGGAAGAGCTGGTCGCCAAGGTGCGCGCCTTGGCGGAGGCGGCACGCCGTGCCGACCCGCGCAAGGGTGCGCCCGCCGCCCGGCCGCTGCCCCCGCGTCCCATCGTGGCACCGTCACCGGTCGCTCCGGGTGCGGCGCCGGCCACCGGGACGGCGGCCCCGACGCCGCTGCGCAGCCGCCTGCTGGACCCGGGGCCCGTGACCTTGCGGCCGGCGCCGGACATCCGGCCCGACATCATCGCCATCGGCAGCTCCACCGGCGGGCCGCAGGCCTTGTTCGAGGTGCTGAGTCATTTCCGGGGCGGCCTGCACCAGCCCATCGTGATCACGCAGCACATGCCGGCGACCTTCACCACCATCCTGGCGGAGCACATCACCCGGCAGTGCGGCATCGAATGCGCCGAGGCCAAGGACGGGGAACCCATCGTCGGCGGCCGCGCCTATGTCGCCCCGGGCGACAACCATTTCCTGCTGGTGTCGCGCAACGGCGTGACCACGGCGCAGTTGACCAAGGATCCGCCGGAAAATTTCTGTCGTCCGGCTGTCGATCCGATGTTGCGCAGTATTGTTAAGATTTATGGGCGTAAAGTGTTGGCGGTCATCCTCACCGGGATGGGGCACGACGGTCGCGGCGGTTGCGACCATGTGGTCCAGGCCGGGGGAATGGTTGTTGGGCAGGACGAGGCCAGCAGCGTGGTTTGGGGTATGCCGGGGGCCGTCGCGACGGCGGGTCTCTGCAGTTCCATCCTTCCGCTGAAGGACATCGGTCCATTTATCCGCAAGATCGCACTGAGGACGGCGGCATGA
- a CDS encoding response regulator — MKSCLVVDDSRVVRKVARKILEELNFTCSEAEDGKQAMDLCAASMPDAILLDWNMPVMTGIEFLRRLRKMSGGQAPKVVFCTTENDLAHIQEALSAGANEYIMKPFDSEIIQTKFQQVGLL, encoded by the coding sequence ATGAAGTCTTGCCTGGTCGTCGATGACAGCCGTGTCGTTCGCAAGGTCGCGCGCAAGATCCTGGAAGAACTGAACTTCACCTGTTCAGAAGCCGAGGATGGCAAGCAGGCCATGGATCTGTGCGCCGCGTCCATGCCGGACGCCATTCTGCTCGACTGGAACATGCCGGTGATGACCGGCATCGAGTTCCTCCGCCGTCTGCGGAAAATGTCGGGTGGGCAGGCGCCCAAGGTGGTGTTCTGCACCACCGAGAATGATCTGGCCCACATTCAGGAAGCGCTGTCGGCCGGGGCGAATGAGTACATCATGAAGCCCTTCGACAGTGAGATCATCCAAACCAAGTTCCAGCAGGTCGGGCTTCTCTGA